The segment GAGGCTACTGCAACAGGTTCATTCTGggatgggttgggggtggggaggcaaaAGCCACCCTGCCAGGCCCGGACCTTCGGTGGTCTCTCTGGGACGTGCATGGCTGActgcctgcaaaaaaaaaaacagggcctCCCTTAAGGGTCGGATCCTAGTGAGAGGACCTTGACAGCCCAGCTGGGGGTGGAACGAGGGACCGTTGTCTGCAGTGGCCACGGTCCAAGTCCCTGGACATGTGCTTAGGGCAGGGGACCTTCCAAAACAGCCTCTCTGAGGGAGGGGAGTGGGCACACATGGTACCTGCCAAGTCCCCCGAGAGTCCCCTGTGAGCTGGACCAAGCCCTGTTTCCTGCTGAGGCTAGGACAGACAGGACTGACAGCCCGCAGGCTGTGCATGGTTAGGCCTGCATCCAGAGTATGTGGGCTGTGCAGCTGTGCATGCTGGGGTGGCCGTGCTGGGAGCTGTGGGTGGGTAACAGTTGGATGTGGGGTGTAGATGTAGGTGCCTTGTGTACCACTGTGGATGTCTGAAATGGGCAGGgttgtgcgtgtgcgtgtgtgtgtgtgtgtgtgtgtgtgtgaggagagagagagagagagagagaaaagctgtCCTGTGAGCCCATGGGTGAAATATGACTGATAGTGACCACAGAAACTTTTGCGAGTGTGTGCACCTATGTGTGTGTGCTGACACACAGAACAGTCCTGTGTGTGTCCATGGGTGCAACAATGATGAGAATCCTTCCATGTGACTGCGGCAGGGGCCTGTAATGCGTGTCACTGTCCCTGTAGCAATGAAGGAGTACTGTCGGTGTCTGGGTCTTGAAGTGGCTGGTACACAGTcgtgttcaataaatgcttaagGAATGAGTAACCGAACGCGAGGAAACTGACCTGGAGCAGGTGTCCAACGACCTGGTCTTACAAGCCCTTTCTCTAGAGGTCTGTCTGTCCACCTCCCAACATATGGGGTCTCCTGACCCTCCTGGTcacccagcccagagcctggcactGTGTAGGTGCTCATGGAATCTTTGCTGAATAAAGTAACCAGTGAACAAAAGAGTTCCTGGAGTACGGAGGTGGGAGAGACCCCTGTAGAGGAAACTCCCTGAAGCCCACCCTTTAGCCAGGGTCTGGGGGTGGGACATCTGCAGAGAGCTCTGAGAAACCTGGGTTTCGGGGAGCATCTGGATCAGGGGAAAAGGGCACGGGCTTTGGAGCCAGGCCCGACCCAGGCCACTTCCTCACTATGTGCTTGAGGAAGTGGCCTCGCTTTGCTGAGCCTCAGAGTTCCCCTCTGTACAATGGGGCTCCTGatcccactgtctcagcccacgTGGCCCATGGCAGGTGCTCAATGGATGTTTGCTGAATGACTGAATGACCGAATGTCGATCATAAGTTATGGCCATGCCCCATGGGCAGCAAGGCTCTGTAGCTCATCCTGGACTCCAGTCACATCAACACCTGGCTTCTCCTGGGTGGATCCAGTAACCCATTTTCCTTTGGTTTGAAGCCAGAGGTGTTCCTGGGGAGATGGCGGAACAGCACGGAGCACCCGAACAGGCTGCAGCTGGCAAGAGCCATGGAGGCCTTGGGGACAGCTACAAGGTACTGGGCAGGGAGGGGGTCAGAGGGCTGCTCCTGGGCCTCAGGGTCATCTTCCCAGCCAAGCAGCACCTCTGCAGAAAGGAAGAGCCATCCTTCCAACCACCCGAGCCAAGACAAAACGCTCCGGGTGGGTCCTCTCACTGCCACCCTCCTGTTAGAAACTTGCTTCATGACTTTGCTGCATCttccctcatctgcaaaacagaaaTGGTCACCCACATCCTGCCTGCGCCAATGGATCAGAAAGGCCCAGGAGTTTCTGGAAACATGGCTCTGAGCTCTGACTCTCCTGTCTGACCTCAGCCTGGTGTCTTGCCTGTGCCGGAAAAGGGCACAGGTTTTGGAGGCTCTCTGGGCCTCAACAGCCCCATCTTTGAAATGGGGATGGTGCCCAGACATCGTGCCAGAGTTGGTGTAAAGGCTAAAAGACACGAGTGAAGCCAGCTAGCAGAGGGAGGCACGCTAGGAATCTGAGAGAAGGTTTGAATGTGTTGGCTCTGCCCTTTCCAAACCATCTCCGGCGTCTTTTTGGGAAACTATTCCAGACAGAGTCTAAGGATGGGTTGAATCCCAGTGCCTCCTCTTAACTTGCTGTGCAGCCCAAGGCAAGTATCTTACCCTTTCTGAGCTTCTTTGATCCCTTCTGTAAAAAAATGACTAGAACAGATGTTCTCTGGGGATCTTCTACAAAGTCAGTTTGTGTTTCCAGGTGGGCGAGAGAGGCAAAACCTTGGTCTGCCTTTGCAGCCCCTCTCTTCCTAGGCTTGGGGCAGGCAGAGGTCTTCCCAGAGACTGCAAACaggtgtttcattttttaaaggggGAAATTTCATATTAaggaaaatacagatttctgacCTCTCTTGAAAAAATTGGAACTGGGACCTCATCCCCTCATTGCCAGAAGCAGCTTCATTTCCCCACCGACCTCTCCTGGGTTATTTCAGTCCGCTGGACTCCCCACCTGGCTCCTGCCGGACATCAGAGTTGCAATCCCTAGTTTAATTGGTCTCATTGAAGTTCCTGCAGGCTTTTCCCTCCATGACCATTAGAGGGCAGTGCAGGCCCGCCTCGGTGCCGGCTCCAGGCGGGAGAGATGCAGAAAGCAGACGGTACCTCCCTCTAATGCCCCAAGGAGGGGCAGAGGCTGGAAGCCCGGAGCCCAGCAGAGGTGGGATATTGAGGACGCTGCTCTTCTAGGTGATCGTGTACGAACTAGAGAACTTCCAAGGCAAACGCTGCGAGCTCTCGGCCGAGTGCCCCAGCCTGACCGACAGCCTGCTGGAGAAGGTGGGCTCCATCCAAGTGGAGTCCGGGCCGTGAGTACCTAGATCCCCAGTCCCTCGCCACAGCCCTGAGCCTTCTGGGAGCGTGGAGGCCCGAGCTCTAGATCTGTTGTGGGGCTTTTGACAGCTCCCCTGCCTGCTCTGGCCTCATTTTccgcatctgtaaaatgagagttgAAGAATTCTCTAGAATCCTAGATGTCTGCAGAAAATCCCAGGATACCTGAGGTTGGAAGAAGAACAGCAAGGTCAACCTAGCACCTAACTCAGTGACTGGAACATGggatttaatatttataattttaatgataaTTGTAACACCTAAAATGTAACATGCATTATGTCGTTGAATCCTCATGACCCTGCAAGAGAGGTGTCATTCTtatccccactttatagatggagaaactgaggccaaagTGCGTAAGTGTCCCGTCCATGTCCACAAGGCAGGCAGGTATCCCAGCTGGGCCCTGAATTCCCGCCTTTGGATTGCAAGTCCAGGCTCTGGCACTAACCATCTGGGTGATCTTCGGCAAGTTGCTTCACACACcaggcctctgttttctcatctgttgaaTGGGGATAACAATGGTACGTACTTCAGAGAGGGTTTTtatgaaaatgaatggaatgatgcaaataaatacatattaataacaatacaatacaaagaagaagaaaaggaagaggaagaagtcgCTGTCACCTATGGAATACTTATTGTGTGCCGGACATTGTGCTAAAGACTTTTCTGAGTACCTTGCACAGAGGCTAGATTCTCAATAACATTCCCTAGGATGGTTTTCTGGCCCAGAGTCTCAGTTCTCAGTGTGTCCTAGCAGCTCCTTTAATTACAGGTCCAGGAATTAGCAGTAGGGTTGGAGGGAGGGTACAAGGTTCAAGGTCAGCAGCTCTTGGACCCTTCTCTCACTAAACTTGAATCCTTCCTCAGCTGCAGCAAAGGTGACCCAGCCAAGCCTCTTCCTCCCTCAGGTGGCTGGCATTTGAGTCCAGGGCCTTCCGCGGGGAGCAGTTTGTTCTGGAGAAGGGTGATTATCCTCGCTGGGATGCCTGGTCCAACAGCCGTAATAGTGACAGCCTTCTGTCCCTCCGGCCTCTGAATATTGTGAGTGTGGTTCCTGCCCACTGCTGGGCGTTCCTGGAAGCAGGGTGCACTGAGAGCTGGTCAGGCAGCTCATTGCACAAGCTGGGCTGAGGGCTTGGCCCATATGGACCTGGCCTGGGAAGGGCCctcatatttctgatctgaacaaTGGTGTGGGACAAGAAGTGGGATATTGAAGGGATATTGGGTTGGGGGTTGAGACACTAGGACTCACATCTTGAATTAAACCAGCATAGCACTGGGACTTTTCTTTGTAACCCTACTAAAACGATGAGCCACATGGCCCAGTCTCAAATCAGTATTGTTATCAAAGAAATGCAGTCCAGGAAATAACTTCAAAATACTTTAAGTTCTCCACTTGTGTTTTTCTAGCACCTGAAAGGGACACAGTCCACAGtgacactttttatttatttgtttatttatttatttatttttcgagacagactcctgctctgtcacccacgctggagtgcagtctttctctctctc is part of the Symphalangus syndactylus isolate Jambi chromosome 18, NHGRI_mSymSyn1-v2.1_pri, whole genome shotgun sequence genome and harbors:
- the CRYBB3 gene encoding beta-crystallin B3, encoding MAEQHGAPEQAAAGKSHGGLGDSYKVIVYELENFQGKRCELSAECPSLTDSLLEKVGSIQVESGPWLAFESRAFRGEQFVLEKGDYPRWDAWSNSRNSDSLLSLRPLNIDSPDHKLHLFENPAFSGRKMEIVDDDVPSLWAHGFRDRVASVRAINGTWVGYEFPGYRGRQYVFERGEYRHWNEWDASQPQLQSVRRIRDQKWHKRGCFPSS